The region cacacttcctccaacaaggccatatgtATTTTAACCAGGCCATATTTCCTAATATTGCTAAATAATGCCATTTCCTATGAGCCTATAAGAGACATTTTCATGGAAAAcatatcactgaaggaagttgtGATAAGAATTCATATAGTATAGAAATTTAGAtgcaggagctgttgcagagaccatggagaactacttcttactgacttgctcttggtggcttgctcagcctgctttcgtATAGAATTTAAGACCAGTAGCCCATGACCAGAACCCAGGACTGCCAACATTAATCACTAACTAAGGAAAGGACCTATAGTCTTGGCTAGATAACAATTTtatagaggtattttctcagttgaggttcccttctctcagatgactctggattttgtcaaattgacataaaaacaggccacaatcctttcttttaaaaccctAGCATGGTGGAGAGAATGCTCTTTTGGTGGGATCTTTGGAAATAGGAATGCTGAAAGAATACCATCAACGAAGTCCAAATCAAGAGGTTTCAATGAGGAACAtgcattttattgagaacttgTACAGCACTCATGTGCATGGTGATATCATGGCAAACAATCTGGCTACACTCTACCCATGTATTGAGAATCTAAGTGAGGCTGAATATGGGACAATGGACCTATTTTTGTTGTCATAATTTCAAAATAGGTTACCATTTTAAATATGCTATTACCATTGCTTACTGCTTTTATTTGGATctataataaaagaaacaaaattgtgAAACAATGGTATTAAAATTGTGTAGTTTAGTAAAGAGAAGCATATGAGTGCATGTAAACTAATAGATAAGAAATATCTGAAAGCAGTTCTAATTGTAAAAGAGACTAATGCcaatgaaaagaaagcaagtgCTTTGTACTGAAAGAACAGGGAAGGTGTCCTGAGGAGCAAATCCTAATTACTTCAGGTTccattttatgtaaatataaatatgaaaagagaGAGTTTAAACAGATAATGCCACTGTTCCCTGATTCATCTTTCCTTGAAAGGGACTTCATGAGTAAGTTTCACTGGGGTCAGCAAACAGAAACTACTTCCAAGTGAGCCAGAATATGTTCCTACTTAGGAGCAGACCCTGGCAGCATGGTCTGAATGCTACTAGTTTTGTGGGAAAGCATAGGATAGAATGAGTCATGGAATCTTGTCTAATGGTTCTAGAGTGCTTTTGAGGCCAGGAAACTAGTAGTAGGTCAGAGTCCCTGCAAAAAGGTCTTGAGATGCCACTACATAAAGTACTGAATGAGATGTTTGTGTTATAATAGGGGCTGGAAGATGTTAGAGGTTCTAGAATCATGGTTCATTTTACTGAGAAAAGTTTCAGGAGAAGATTAGAATTGGCTGAGTAAAGAATAAAGCTTCTCTCTATATACACTTTTAACAGTGTTGAAAGTTAAATATTATGGATACTTTTGAAGCTGGAGTGAATATATTTTGCATTGTGATATGATAATGAAACTGGGAACAAGGGGTGTTGCAATGTTATGtcttaaagataaatatatttttgtgtcaagttgatgggAGGAATCATTGTGATGATTACTCTCAGTACCTAATGTGATAATatctagaatcacccaggaggtGGGCCTTTGGTCATGACTGAGGTAGGATTATTATGCTTAGGTTAATTAATGTGAGAAAAAAAGCCCAATGTGGGGAGTGTCATTTTATAAGTTGTGGcccacactaaaaaaaaataaaagtgagaacaTCATTAATGTGAATAGTAGCATATAGATGTTATGAGGTCCTTGTGATCACATACACCACTGGggaaaacagtaataataaatatacattCTCTTCTCTTAAATAGAAGACATTTATACCTATTTCTGCCTGTTAAGATGGGAATGGATATAATTAATAACTTTGTGATCTTTGCTATCTGTAGGGTCAGGTATTAACTGAaaccctcagaggtcccagactcttCCCAGACTCCTGAGCATTGTTTCCCAGTCAGTAGAACCTATTCTTATGAAAGAAGTAACAGGTACTTTGCAAAAGACATGTTCAAGGAATTTTGACATAGTTATTCTTTAAGCTTCATTGTGATAAATTGTCACAGGAAACTTTTTTTGAGATATTGTACtatgtttaaatatgttaaaaataaacttttcaggGAAGAAATTTGAACCAACACCAGCTAACAAAGTCATGTtgaactttatttcctttttgccTCATAAGGATTATTTCATTGCCAGCCATGGTGTTTGCAGGTATTCTTCCCcaacactcactcactcacacactcacacacacacacacacacacacacacacacacacagagagagagagagagagagagagagagagagagagagagagagagagaggagagagagagagaggagagagagagaatatcattTCATGGCACATAGTCCCagactgtaaaatgaaaatagaaaaagggagaaagcaagCTATGTACAAGAATctactgttttcttcttcctgagtATAAGTGTGCTATTCTGAGTCACTTGTTGGTTGTACCACCATGACTTTCCAACTTCATGTACTGGAAATGTAGCCTCCTTATGTTGATCTTGTCAAcatatttaatcacagcaatgaGACAAATATTAATAGTGAAAATTTAAATGGCAGCTTTAAAGTGATGCCACTCCTACCTAGACTGCAATAGAAGGCATGTGAGTGACGTGAAAAAGTGAAGAAATGAGTAAGGAAGTAGAATGGGGACAAATGTTGTTCATTTTCTCTACTTTTACACAGCAGAGAATTTTATGTCCTTCATTCTGAAGCTACCAAAGCATTCCCACTTGTTTCTAGCCTCTTCTCCCTTATGATCTTGCTCAGAGAAATACTAGTATTCCTGTTCATCCCTGtcatcttttaaaatgctttttataacaacagttcctttttattttaatttttattttacttacaacctcagtttccctatttccccttctcctgctctccctctcttttccccttcccagccccgtccactcctcagagggcaTAAGACCTCCGTTGGTGAATCAagaaagtctggcataccaagttgaggcaggaccaagcccttccccactgtatcaaggctgagcaaggcatcccaccatagggaatgggctccaaaaagcttgGATCTGGGacaaattctggtcccactgccaggaccTTCTGCAACAGATCAAGCCATataatgtcacccacattcataggGTCTAGTTCAATCCTATGAAGTCTCCTCAACTGTCAGACCAGAGTACATGTGCTCCCTCTAGCTTAGATTAGCTGTCTTTGTGGTTTCCCCATTATGATCTTCAGAACCTCCCTTGCTCATGTTatacctcttccttctcttcaactgaactccaagAGTCCATCCCAGTGTTTGGCTTTGGGTAACTGTATCTGCTTCCTTCAATTACTGGATgtaggctctatgatgacaattagggtagtctcTAATCTGATTATAGTGGAAGGCCAGATCAGACAACCTCTCCACCATTGCtatgagtcttagctggggtttcaATTTGTTCCTTATGGAAATGATCATTCCCCAAACTAATTCTACTTCATCTTTCTCTACCACCATTTCTACCCTTTAAATTCCATTTAAACACTTTAAATCATCATCATTTTCTAAAGACAATAAAAGTAtggacatgtgtgtatatttgaaaATGCAGGGGACATTAAAGTGAACAAGATATGACAATGTCTACACCATTGCTTCAAAAATTACTGATTATTTCCCATTAGGACCCCTCCTTTTCATCATTATCATACCTCAAATGCTAAACATAtctttgagaaaatttaaaattttaaactgacaggattatttttattgtttcttatcTCATACTTATTGGAAGAATGTAAATAAAAGTTTCCTTTGTGTGGAGTGAGATCTATGCTACCAGCCTACCTTGGCTTTCTATAATTTTGAACCCATTGAAGGAATAATTATAGAAGTATAATagcatattataaaaatataaataaaagaatattgaaaaaagataaattataagtCATGATACCTAACTTACCCATTACTCCATGCCAGAAACCTAGGAAAAGGTAAGTCTAAGAGAAGAATTTGTCATATGTAGGGATGACATCAAGTTTTTCCAGAAGTCCAGTATTATCAGtcactcctttcttcctctttctcagaaACAGCAGAGTTTCCTACCTCCAAGTTACTATGATTTGGACAGTGAGAAATATCAGGGAAAATAGTTGTTGATTGTACTCAAACACCACAACCCATTTGATTCTTATAGTTCCTAAAAGAAGGACTATCTGATAGTGAATAAGATTGAAATTAGGCAACCATGCATGCTTTTTACTAGGAACTAGCATCAGAAAACACCTTGACAGTAGATCTTAGTAAACATTGAAGgaggacactaaaaagaaatgccacattagctcagaactgagtaaaATAAAGGGTATTTATGTAGGGGTAGACTGACAGtgcacagtcctctgcacaaatggggaaatCCAGCAGCCTGAAGAGAGAAGATGAATGAACGCTTTACATGGCATTTATAGTGTAAAAGGCTATCCTCAAATGGGCTGGTAAGGGAAAGGCTGCTGGGTGAAGGATCTTCTACAGCAAAACTTGCTGGAATCCTTCAGGGAACTTAAGGATACCATCGGTTTGGAAGCAGCAAGAGATAAACTCCAATTGCTAGCTATATTCTGACTTTTACTTTCCTGGAAGCCTTTATCATTGGGGAGCAAAGAATCTGCTGATGGGATCCAAGAAGAATGGTTCTCCATACACTAGTTCTATTTTTCATTCAATTATCCCCGACCAGAGAGGCGCCATCCATGTAAAGCAGCACGGTGGTCCTTTGATACTTTTTATCCACCGTTAACTGAAAAGGAATTTAAGATAGGGGCAGTTGTTGAATAAAGGGCAGACTATATATCTAAATACTTTTTTCAGGTCAACCCATACTCCATGCAGGCAGGCAAGTGAGCAGCTAGGAAAATATCTGTGACTGATgggagaggtccttctgtcttggttaatgaataaagaaactgccttggactgttgatagggcagaacttaggtagacggggaagacagaactgaatgctggaggaagaaaggcagagtcagagtgaGAGTCCATGAATCTGTGTAAGACATGCTACCAAGACATTGccaataagccactgccacatggtgatacacagattaatagaaatgggttttaaaaaaagatgtaagagttagcaataggaagttagagctaaagggccaagcagtaatttaattaatacagttttgtgtggttatttcaaggctAAGCTGCAGCCTCCCCCTGAAATATGtggctggagagagaagaaatgaacagaaGTCCAAAAAGCCCTACCTGTATTTTTGTGAGTCCACTTTTATGATCTTGTTTCTGATCATATGTCCCATTTGGGGCCAAGAAAAAGAACCAAGGTAAGTCCATTCATTAAAGACTTTTGAATTTTGACCTTAGAAATGACTGCAAATATGGACCTGGGCTGTTTTTTTTATAAGCAAGAAATACATGTCAGTCTATTTTTTCTAAACAATTCTCTCACCTGTCATCTAAGCAAGCTCACCACAAACATCATGATGTACTGACCAGAAAATACTATAAAGGTCCACTTCCTAGCAAACACTAAACAATGGCAAGTGTTTCATGAATTGCATGAAATTTATCAAATTTGTTATTAGTACTACATCTCTGCCTCTCATTAAAAGTTCATTCTTTATcatcaaaaatatttcattctcCATCTCCCATCATAATATGCaccaaagaatttcttttttctcaattGATCATGCTTCTTGACTTAAGCCAATGTGAGTCTCATTCCATTCTAATAaggtgttttattgtttgttttttctcttaggGAACATTCTAAAGGAATATGTTCACCTTCGTGAGCAACAAAAACATTAATAGTCCTGAGACAAAATAAACAGGACCTTCCCATAAAATGTAGAATGCAAAAAGAAGTAAGCATAAACACAGCAATTGTTTAAAGATGTCTTCATTTTCAAGGAAAAGTGGTATTATAAATTTAACAGTGTTTTTAATTGTGCTATCATATGGCTGCCTCCAGTCAAATGTAtgcttttttaagaaaagaaaattaataagagaaaagaatagttttaaaaagcTTCATGAGTTGAGCTGCTTTGGGATGTCATATAATCGGGAACAGCTGTGCCAAATCCACCATCTGCaaaatagtgaaaaataaaaaaaaaatcacaatttaaaaGGTGGATGTGACACTTCACAATAGTTCTTTTTTATCTCaagtaagttaataaataaaaatataaatattgacatatttgtatgcatgtgtgccttcCCATAATGAGGAAAAGTAGTTAATTTGGAAAATAGGAAAATGGACTGTACATTTTACTCTATACATTTTCACACTTAACTTTTCTTTGAAGTTGTAGTTGGATCAGAAGAAGGAGTGAATGTTAAGAAATTGGTTTTCTCTTTGGAGTGTTTTCATTACTTACCTTCCTGAAATCAATAAGGTGGTTTTGGTTGAAAATTTTTCCTCTCAAGTTGAGCACACACCTTTGCACATTTAAAGCAGCCTTTGCACCATGAGCGATTCACAGCTTTACATAAGGAGCAGACCCAATTCGCTGGAGTATATGAGAGGGGTTTCTCCTGTTGTATGGTTTCAAAGGATTTTGCCCCTTGAGCTTGCTTGAATTCAAAGGCCTTTACCCCTTGAGGTTGCTTGAATTCTAAGGCCATTACTTCTTGGGGTTGCATGGATTCAAAAGCCATTACTCCTTGAGGTTGCATGGAATCAAAGGCCATTACTCTTTGAGGTTGCATGGTTTCGAAGTGTTTTATCACTTGAGGTTGCTTGACATTTGGCTTTGGAGGCAGTTGTTTTGAGGGGCATTTATTCGGAGAAtaacttttactttttcttagaGGACTGGCTTGGAAACTATTTGGCTCTTCTTTCTGGCCCTGGGTCTTGCCAGTCTCCTGATCTTTCTTCAAACTAGGGCTTGCATCAGTAGCCGGGGTTGTCATCTGCTGAAATGTGTTTGTGCTATCTTCTCCCAGGGCAGCTGTGCCCTGGGATGTCTTTGGGTCCTCTTCTCTTCACTGTAACACTGCTTCCCAGGTCTGGCCTCTTCAGAAGAATTCCTGGATATTTTTTCAGGGTTGGGCTTGTTTTGTTCACCTGGGTAACTGTTTCCTGGGCAGTTATTGAATCTTCTTTAGTGCTATGGCTGACGCTATCTTTTAGGTCAACCACCTTCTTGGGATTCCCTGGATATTTCTTCTTGGTGCAGCTAGTTTCATTTCTCTGGGAAGGCATCCCCTGAAGCATTACTTgttcttcctttatgctgtgattactgTTGACCTCGAGTGCAGTGGTTGCCTGCTCCTTCACTGGACTTTTCTTTTCAGTGGCAACCTTCATCTGGGATGTGACATTACTTTCCTTGGGGTTGTTGTTGCTGATATCCTCATGGAGTGGTGTTTCTTGGGGTTTCTTTGGACCTTCTTCACAGTGACTTACACTGTTTCCCAGATGACTTACATCCTGGAGGTTCTCAGGATATTCCTTATGCCTGTGGAAAGTTTGGCCACAAGCAGAAGCTGTTGCTTCCCGTGACCCCATTGAAACCCACAAGCCAGGTTGGTAAATTGCTGCAGGAGCCATCTGAGGTACAACTGTAGCCA is a window of Arvicola amphibius chromosome X, mArvAmp1.2, whole genome shotgun sequence DNA encoding:
- the Tex13c gene encoding LOW QUALITY PROTEIN: putative testis-expressed protein 13C (The sequence of the model RefSeq protein was modified relative to this genomic sequence to represent the inferred CDS: inserted 2 bases in 1 codon), which translates into the protein MAVECGDHNSGFHHTEVIRFINNEVLMNGGGPEFYMSFRSRSWNEIEDHLRTILIDPKVPRSLKRACTWSALALSVRVGARQREQQARRVVRLQEQVGERETASWTLASELQRLREERDQAAAQLVSTQTALQEAMDEREILRGRLLQAERSALPDVPEPKMQRGSASVWPLEEEQEEWRSREAQNMPNLEAQMPVSPVLSYLPGLPGPWVQSVQPFLRMPVPHPLPLNTQVPLAFPYSTPVPCPLVMESRATTAAMATVVPQMAPAAIYQPGLWVSMGSREATASACGQTFHRHKEYPENLQDVSHLGNSVSHCEEGPKKPQETPLHEDISNNNPKESNVTSQMKVATEKKSPVKEQATTALEVNSNHSIKEEQVMLQGMPSQRNETSCTKKKYPGNPKKVVDLKDSVSHSTKEDSITAQETVTQVNKTSPTLKKYPGILLKRPDLGSSVTVXREEDPKTSQGTAALGEDSTNTFQQMTTPATDASPSLKKDQETGKTQGQKEEPNSFQASPLRKSKSYSPNKCPSKQLPPKPNVKQPQQPQGVKAFEFKQAQGAKSFETIQQEKPLSYTPANWVCSLCKAVNRSWCKGCFKCAKVCAQLERKNFQPKPPY